The following coding sequences lie in one Anoplolepis gracilipes chromosome 4, ASM4749672v1, whole genome shotgun sequence genomic window:
- the Egh gene encoding beta-1,4-mannosyltransferase egh, whose product MLSSITKHILHCCLLLIVILVFEFVSGGLRWNADQKEEIDPWAQYGIIGAITLYLLRTVTFLSLPQVLFNFIGLTIYNAFPDKVILKGSPLLAPFICIRIVTRGDYPQLVKTNVKRNLDKCIEAGLENFQIEVVSDKPVGLTPHRRVREVVVPPNYRTSSGALFKARALQYCLESSVNELADHDWIVHLDEETLMTENSIRGILNFVLDGKHQFGQGLITYANEDVVNWITTLADSFRVADDMGKLRLQFTMFHKPFFSMKGSYVVTQMGAEKQVSFNNGLDGSVAEDCFFAMKAFSKGYTFNFVEGEMWEKSPFTLWDFVQQRKRWLQGILLVVHSKAIPLRKKLLLGISCYSWVTMPLSTSNIVLAGLCPINCSPLIDFLCAFIGAVNIYMYVFGVVKSFSLYRFGVARFMLCICGALSTIPFNIIIENVAVIWGLFGKKHKFYVVNKEYRPPVTV is encoded by the exons ATGTTGAGCAGTAtaacaaaacatattttacattgctGCCTGCTGCTCATAGTCATACTGGTATTCGAATTTGTATCTGGTGGACTTCGATGGAACGCAGATCAAAAAGAAGAGATTGATCCATGGGCACAATATGGCATTATTGGTGCAATCACTTTGTACCTGTTGCGTACAGTGACATTTCTTTCCTTGCCTCaagttttattcaatttcatAGGATTAACAATATACAATGCATTCCCTGATAAAGTAATCTTGAAAGGTTCACCCCTACTTGCTCCATTCATCTGTATAAGAATAGTGACTCGTGGTGATTACCCACAATTAGTGAAGACAAATGTGAAGAGAAATTTAGATAAATGTATAGAGGCTGGTCTGgagaattttcaaatagaaGTAGTGAGTGATAAACCAGTAGGTTTAACACCACATCGTAGAGTAAGAGAAGTTGTTGTCCCTCCAAATTATCGCACAAGTAGTGGTGCCTTATTTAAGGCTCGTGCTTTGCAATACTGCCTCGAAAGTTCGGTAAACGAATTAGCTGATCATGACTGGATTGTCCATCTTGATGAAGAAACCTTAATGACTGAGAATTCCATTCGTGGGATATTGAATTTTGTATTGGATGGCAAACATCAATTTGGCCAAGGATTAATCACATATGCTAATGAGGATGTTGTTAACTGGATCACAACATTAGCTGATAGTTTCAGAGTAGCGGATGATATGGGAAAGTTAAGATTACAATTCACCATGTTTCACAAGCCATTTTTTAGTATGAAAGGGTCCTATGTTGTCACACag ATGGGAGCAGAAAAGCAGGTTTCATTTAATAACGGATTAGATGGTTCTGTCGCCGAGGATTGTTTCTTTGCGATGAAAGCATTTTCCAAAGGATATACGTTTAATTTTGTAGAAGGCGAAATGTGGGAGAAATCGCCATTCACTCTATGGGATTTTGTACAGCAAAGAAAAAGATGGCTACAAGGTATATTACTTGTCGTGCATTCCAAAGCAATTccattgagaaaaaaattattgctggGTATTTCGTGTTACTCATGGGTGACGATGCCTCTTTCCACTTCAAATATTGTCTTAGCCGGATTGTGTCCGATTAACTGCTCGCCATTGATCGATTTTCTATGCGCTTTTATTGGCgcagtaaatatttacatgtatgtGTTCGGAGTAGTTAAATCGTTTTCCTTGTATCGTTTCGGTGTGGCCCGATTTATGCTTTGCATATGCGGCGCATTATCCACCATTCcgttcaatataattatcgagaacGTCGCTGTCATATGGGGCTTATTTGGTAAGAAACACAAGTTCTATGTTGTTAACAAAGAATACAGACCACCAGTGACTGTATGA
- the Eif2bepsilon gene encoding translation initiation factor eIF2B subunit epsilon: MTSKMCKKDVLQAVILADDFTTSLTPSQNIFPSILMPVINVPLFDYMLETLIKSRIQEVFLYCSSHIDLLKKYVKAKNYKETTISLIISDGCSSLGDALRDIDTKGWIRGYFILIRGNTFVNTDLKTLLNAHCLKVKKDKGATMTMVLRNFGSTKDTYMNEETSLVVSDKSSNKMLYYTKLKNSEKKVKLELNWFLDHNEVELNTCYLDTHIYLCSPSVLPLFADNFDFQTMDDFIRGVLMNEEILDSRIYWQQLDVEDYALPITSWKAYHMLTQDILQRHSFPLVADAFPSLKNFICMPQSTYKHETALAKGCTLEKDCILGLNSTLGNNTKVARAVIADHCVVGSNVKIRNSYIFSNVRIKDNCTIVNSILFPNCIIRYGSEIDGCILCPEIDVAARSKYVDIIVESLPSGVSKTKMSELDVNDEFLYFKNNNVVECDDCSTESSSSEEDCERDSPIPDDTNMFLSEVIDSLLRGYQDKLNCENLILEINSSRYAYNVTIHEVTYNVIKAILSLPLHYLAETKTPVNSQNYQKNLKTIITYFNSIILNYVKNEDAQDDCLRAIEDIASTTDELLPYTQHLLHQFYDRDILSEEKILEWYESTSEDALHSKVKKAVQPFIKWLREAEEGSTESDND, encoded by the exons ATGACTTCAAAAATGTGTAAGAAGGACGTTTTGCAAGCTGTTATTCTTGCGGATGATTTCACAACAAGTTTGACACCCTCGCAAAATATATTCCCGAGCATCTTGATGCCGGTGATAAATGTACCGCTTTTCGATTACATGCTCGAAACGTTGATAAAGTCTAGAATACAAGAAGTATTCCTTTACTGTAGCAGCCACATTGATCTACTGAAGAAATATGTGAAGGCAAAGAATTACAAAGAAACTACAATTTCTTTGATCATTTCCGATGGCTGTAGTTCTCTCGGAGATGCTTTGCGAGATATCGATACAAAAGGCTGGATCAGAGGATATTTTATACTGATTCGTGGAAACACATTCGTCAATACAGATCTTAAAACCCTACTCAATGCACATTGCTTGAAAGTCAAGAAAGACAAAGGGGCAACTATGACTATGGTACTACGAAATTTTGGCTCAACAAAAGACACTTATATGAATGAGGAAACCTCTCTGGTCGTATCAGATAAAAGTAGCaataaaatgctttattatacaaaattgaaGAACAGCGAGAAGAAAGTGAAATTGGAACTAAACTGGTTCCTTGATCATAATGAAGTAGAACTCAACACGTGTTATTTAGATActcatatttatttgtgttcACCATCTGTTTTGCCACTCTTTGCAGATAATTTTGACTTTCAG actaTGGATGATTTTATTCGAGGGGTATTGATGAATGAGGAGATATTGGATTCGAGAATTTATTGGCAGCAGTTAGATGTAGAAGATTATGCTTTGCCGATTACATCATGGAAGGCTTACCACATGCTTACtcaagatattttacaaagaCACAGTTTTCCTCTGGTGGCAGATGCTTTCCCTTCATTGAAGAATTTCATATGCATGCCACAGAGTACATACAAACACGAAACTGCTCTTGCTAAAGGTTGCACATTGGAAAAAGACTGTATTCTTGGGCTTAATAGTACGTTAGGAAATAATACTAAGGTTGCGAGAGCTGTAATTGCAGACCATTGCGTTGTAGGTAGTAACGTTAAAATACGTAATTCCTATATCTTTTCAAATGTTAGAATCAAAGATAATTGCACTATTGTGAACAGTATCTTGTTTCCAAATTGCATCATCAGATATGGTAGCGAAATAGATGGATGTATATTGTGTCCCGAAATTGATGTTGCTGCTCGTAGTAAGTACGTCGATATAATCGTCGAATCTTTACCCTCTGGTGTCTCTAAGACCAAAATGTCAGAACTCGATGTTaatgatgaatttttgtacTTTAAGAACAACAATGTAGTCGAATGTGATGATTGCTCCACAGAATCGTCTAGTAGTGAAGAGGACTGCGAGCGTGATTCACCAATTCCGGATGACACGAATATGTTCTTGTCCGAAGTGATCGATAGTCTGTTACGTGGTTATCAGGATAAACTCAACTGCGAGAATTTGATTCTAGAAATAAACTCGTCGAGATACGCGTACAACGTCACCATCCACGAGGTAACGTATAACGTCATTAAAGCGATTCTCAGTCTGCCTTTACATTATCTCGCCGAAACGAAAACTCCCGTTAATAGCCAAAACTATCAAAAGAATCTGAAAACTATCATTACTTATttcaattctattatattaaattacgttaAGAATGAAGATGCACAAGATGATTGTTTGCGTGCTATAGAGGACATTGCTAGTACGACCGACGAGTTATTGCCGTATACGCAACACCTGTTGCATCAATTTTACGATCGCGATATACTGTCGGAAGAGAAGATTTTAGAATGGTATGAATCTACTAGCGAGGACGCGCTTCACAGCAAAGTGAAAAAGGCCGTCCAGCCATTTATTAAATGGTTACGAGAAGCGGAGGAAGGTTCTACTGAAAGCGATAATGATTAG
- the LOC140665368 gene encoding sorbitol dehydrogenase translates to MPQNNLSAVLYGINDLRLENTSIEEPDDDEVLLEMGCVGICGSDVHYLVNGRIGDFIVKKPMIIGHESSGTVAKLGKNVKNLKIGDRVAVEPGIPCRKCNFCKEGRYNLCQDVVFCATPPVDGALRRFYKHAADFCFKLPDHVSLEEGALLEPLNVAVFACKRGGIGIDSTVLILGAGPIGLVSLLVAKAMGANKVVITDLIESRLAMAKKLGADATYLLQKDKSEKDVVADIHAIFGDAPNRTIEASGAQASIRLSMLVTKPGGVAVLVGMGAPEVQVPLLSALCNEVDIRGVFRYANSYNDALNLVASGKVNVKPLITHRYKLEETKQAFETSRTGADGAIKVMIHCK, encoded by the exons ATGCCTCAGAACAATCTCAGTGCTGTATTGTATGGCATCAACGATTTGCGCCTG GAGAACACGAGTATCGAAGAACCAGACGATGATG agGTGCTTTTGGAAATGGGATGCGTAGGAATTTGCGGATCAGATGTCCATTATCTCGTTAATGGAAGGATTGGCGATTTTATCGTGAAAAAACCCATGATCATCGGTCATGAGTCTTCTGGTACTGTTGCCAAACTTGGGAAAAATGTTAAGAATTTGAAG ATTGGCGACCGCGTTGCCGTTGAACCCGGCATTCCCTGTAGGAAGTGCAATTTTTGCAAGGAGGGACGTTATAATCTATGCCAGGACGTAGTGTTTTGCGCGACTCCGCCTGTGGATGGTGCCTTGAGACGTTTCTACAAGCACGCAGCTGATTTCTGCTTCAA ATTGCCTGATCACGTGAGTTTAGAGGAAGGAGCGCTTTTAGAGCCGTTGAATGTGGCAGTATTTGCTTGCAAACGTGGTGGAATCGGCATCGATTCTACAGTATTAATCCTGGGAGCTGGCCCGATTGGCTTGGTGTCATTATTGGTAGCTAAAGCTATGGGCGCAAACAAAGTAGTTATCACGG atctTATAGAAAGTAGACTGGCGATGGCGAAGAAACTCGGCGCCGACGCCACATATCTGTTGCAAAAGGATAAATCAGAAAAGGATGTAGTAGCTGACATTCATGCAATTTTTGGTGATGCACCTAACAGAACAATAGAAGCGTCCGGTGCACAAGCTTCGATACGCTTATCGATGCTT gtAACAAAACCTGGTGGAGTTGCGGTACTAGTGGGAATGGGTGCTCCAGAAGTACAAGTTCCATTATTAAGTGCCTTATGCAATGAAGTCGACATCAGAGGTGTTTTCCGGTATGCAAATAG CTATAATGACGCATTGAATCTTGTCGCGTCTGGCAAGGTAAACGTAAAGCCATTGATCACTCACCGTTACAAACTAGAGGAGACCAAACAAGCGTTCGAGACTAGTAGAACAGGAGCAGACGGTGCTATTAAAGTTATGATTCACTGTAAGTAA
- the Riok2 gene encoding uncharacterized protein Riok2: protein MGKLDVKLLRYLTAEDFRVLTAIEICSKNHELVPGILAAKIANLRYGGVQKLLKDLCKHKLLSYERGMRYDGYRLTNAGYDYLALKVLTHRGTISSFGNQIGVGKESNIYIVANDEGTSLCLKLHRLGRTCFRNIKGKRDYHQHRHSASWLYLSRISATREFAYMKVLLDRGFPVPKPIDFNRHCVIMELVEGGPLCNVHEVNNVEALYDELMDLIVRLANHGVIHGDFNEFNIMIKDDGKPVIIDFPQMISTEHENAEEYFQRDVNCIRDFFKRRFGFVSELYPTFQDISREDCIDAEVHASGLMKQMQKDLLKELNVTIENEVENEEDSETETYENCINNVEDLEDQINNIQLEPEISKKEDSVFTHDIVIKNKHIEEVSTIIYFEKQNNSENKCKENNEDLAIENIAVDKEHSKHALYDLLSNAEDEASINDYDDVRSIRSVSTAATIAPEMIKKRVKLALDNREKKSQSRRLLVKGEASVVTRTRRENRDTIKDSLTGIWSLE from the exons ATGGGAAAATTGGATGTTAAATTGTTGCGATATTTGACAGCAGAAGATTTTCGTGTTTTAACAGCG attgaaatATGCTCAAAAAATCACGAACTTGTACCTGGAATACTTGCTGCAAAAATAGCAAATCTGCGTTATGGCGGAGttcaaaaattgttgaaagatTTGTGTAAGCACAAGTTGCTTAGTTATGAACGAGGAATGCGAT atgatGGTTATCGATTGACAAATGCTGGTTATGATTACTTGGCTTTGAAAGTCTTAACACACAGAGGAACAATTTCTTCTTTTGGTAATCAGATTGGTGTTGGCAAGGAATCTAATATCTATATTGTCGCCAATGATGAGGGGACCTCTTTATGTCTAAAGTTACACAGACTAGGTAGAACATGCTTCCGAAATATTAAGGGAAAAAGGGATTATCATCAGCACAGGCATTCCGCATCTTGgttatatttatcaagaatttCGGCAACCAGAGAATTTGCCTATATGAAAGTGCTCTTGGATAGAGGTTTCCCTGTGCCAAAGCCAATTGATTTTAACAGGCATTGCGTTATAATGGAGCTGGTTGAAGGTGGACCTCT atgTAATGTACATGAAGTAAACAATGTGGAAGCATTGTACGATGAACTCATGGATTTGATTGTTAGATTGGCAAATCATGGTGTTATACACGGGGACTTTAATGAATTTAACATAATGATCAAAGATGATGGCAAGCCagttattattgattttccaCAGATGATTTCTACGGAACATGAGAATGcagaagaatattttcaaagagatGTAAATTGTATTCGTGATTTCTTTAAAAGACGTTTTGGATTTGTGAGTGAACTGTACCCaacttttcaagatatatc TCGTGAGGATTGCATAGATGCTGAGGTCCATGCTAGTGGTTTAATGAAACAGATGCAAAAGGATCTCTTAAAAGAACTGAACGTAACAATAGAAAATGAAGTTGAAAACGAAGAAGACAGTGAAACAGAAACATACgagaattgtattaataatgtcGAAGATTTAGAAGatcaaataaacaatatacaaCTTGAACCTGAAATCTCTAAAAAAGAAGATTCTGTTTTTACACATGAtatagtgataaaaaataaacatattgaGGAAGTgtctacaataatatattttgagaaacaaaataattcagaaaataaatgcaaagagAATAATGAAGATTTAGctatagaaaatatagcaGTTGATAAAGAACATAGCAAACATgcattatatgatttattatcaaatgcGGAAGATGAAGCATCCATTAACGATTATGATGACGTTCGAAGTATACGAAGTGTCTCAACAGCTGCTACAATTGCAccagaaatgataaaaaaaagagtgaaACTCGCGCTTGACAATCGCGAAAAGAAGAGTCAATCAAGGAGACTACTAGTTAAAGGAGAAGCGAGCGTAGTGACGAGGACACGAAGGGAAAATAGGGATACAATTAAAGACAGTTTAACAGGAATTTGGAGTTTGGAATGA